The sequence below is a genomic window from Methanobrevibacter sp..
TATTATATGCTTTTATTTTTATCTATAAACTATTTAAATCTTTTTATTTTTAATATAAATAATTTTACATTCTTAAATCAATTTTTTAAGTTCATATCAATTTTATTAATTGATTATAATATCATAAAATGATTTAAATTTACAAAAAAATTATAATTTTATAACAAGATTGAAACAATATTAAAAAAAGAAAAAATAAACTGATTAAAGAAAAATAATATTTATAATAAAAAAAATAAACTAAACTAACCAATTAAGGATGTGAAATAATGCCTGTTGTAACAATCGTTGGAAATCCAAACATAAGTGTAGAAAATAGAAGAGAAATGGTAAAAAAAGTCAGTGAAGCTGTAGCGGAAGCATATAATTTGCCAATCGAAGCAATTACCGTATTGGTGGAAGCCTTGCCTCCAGAAAGCATTGGAGTAGCTGGTGAACTATTAATTGATAGAAAATAATTTTTCTATCATCAATTCTTTTTTTAAAAAAATAATTATTTCTTATAAAATTTCAAAATAAAAAAAAATGAAAATTAGATTAAATTATCCAAAAACTCATTTTCAAAATTCAAATAATCATTCAATAAATTTTTGAATTTTTCATTTTCATCACTTGGGGCAAGATCAAGTGAAAGTATTTTTTTCAAATTTCCAACATTGCCTTGAATTGGAATTTTGTATTGGTTCAATACCATGCCAGGCAAGTGACCCCTATTTTCAACTATCCATTGGATGAAAATATTTTTTGATTCCATGAACTTTTCATCATGAAGCAAATTTTCAATATTTTCAAGATCATTTTTTTCAAAACTGTCATCAAATGAGTTATTTAAACTACTGGATATATACTCACTTATACCAATATCAATGTTTTTATCATACTTTCCATTAAATTGATTAGTCAATTCATTATTCAAGTACTTGGCAATGGAATAATTAATTTTATCCTTAGTTTGTCTTAAGATATCATTCGATTCAACAAACTCTTCCTGAGATA
It includes:
- the dmpI gene encoding 4-oxalocrotonate tautomerase DmpI, which gives rise to MPVVTIVGNPNISVENRREMVKKVSEAVAEAYNLPIEAITVLVEALPPESIGVAGELLIDRK